The Shewanella sp. KX20019 genome window below encodes:
- a CDS encoding ATP-binding protein, which translates to MTSKNQPANMTQAQTADPLFLKAEHLAKDFSLFPEHSKQTLSEEIKGLLGDDEIQVNLKDLAGLDVDGYVTKVIQPTQDKNRPGAKRMIADLKGKLVTETHIGPFYSAEIELNFGSRTRRIGFIAQERTTANGAWMPEHHLACCKAIRHFAELSMPIIYLIDTPGADAGEVANSQNQAHSISKAIAESANVDVPTVGIVIGAGYSGGAIPLAAANILLSLRDGIFNTIQPQGLQSIARKYNLSWQECAKSVGVSPEELYTSGCIDGIVDFSPSDRDERQHNLRRAIISSVEAVEKAAVQFVRESDDLRAHYDRSLTRFLAPSKNLAALEVNAELAVANNPTMHLNLFGSAYRYLRYLTLRSRIHSISQEQYGRLSKVSVPEGDLLARIQQEQDKVFQSWLSSPDKLVYDEELNKLWGNFIAKRDDVSTERNMLTRLILGEPKENYKKARKALIFNISWSLFHRWKGNAENNFKGLISYLETLPSEVTQADWPELNQLTVLDVIVHDELREDFIWQCHNILVFNALYDNVVGNLASIAKEAMMSKSLSRSSVDNLLHDSIDRALSTQDVTNDKSKFYKWLKYFMSQSNRAELLTRTEQWKSVGFPQLNDSLFVILTYFFERLLPEYFDSEEESSEYTGAINPVRIGRRKDFWNRLTMGYQDLLIQKVLRDEKRAGKMGWDAIVAKFFTQFEEINGDKISANLLNFPGFRLSIEDALDKGIRPCGLITGLADFESDGKPMRVGVAVSNTAFQAGAFDMAAAEKFSALLIECAKRKLPVICFISSGGMQTKEGAAALFSMAVVNDRITRFIRDNELPVLMFGYGDCTGGAQASFVTHPLVQTYYLSGTNMPFAGQMVVPAYLPSTATLSNYLSKVPGAMNGLVENPFTTTLDDQLSSIDPLMPKPTGKIETIIGNALSTLVPEMSVEDEEIVQNDPRALMKPINKVLVHARGCTAVKLIRKAHDNNIDVVLVASDPDMTSVPADMLKAKDKLVCIGGNTSDESYLNAYSVLKVAEYENVDALHPGIGFLSESPQFAALCVNNGVNFVGPSVHSMTTMGNKSNAIKTSQEQGVPVVPGSHGILTNAEQAVNVATEIGYPVLLKAVQGGGGKGIQVVERPEDMIELFQKTSTEAAAAFGNGDLYLEKYVTSLRHIEVQLLRDQFGNTKVLGLRDCSVQRNNQKVVEESGSTMLPEELKERVLEYTRLLGDATDYMGAGTVEFIYNLDANEVYFMEMNTRLQVEHPVTEATSGIDIVSAGFDIAAGRSIAELEPQSIGYAMEVRVTAEKAALDSHGILQLLPNPGLITEYKMPERDDIEIISIAGEGKEVSPYYDSLIAQIICRGESREDVINKLHDYLANEVVIKGIASNIPLLTRILKDGTFNEGVYDTNYLPRFMAELDIPELIAEMEAAAETVGVDTESLRVGESNELKVMAQGAGIFYTSPAPGEADFVKEGDIVTVDQTLALTEAMKMFSQVTLAGFNRKNAVLYPEDQQYRIERILNSNAQQISQGELLFVVSPVA; encoded by the coding sequence ATGACCAGCAAAAATCAGCCCGCTAACATGACTCAAGCCCAAACAGCCGACCCGCTTTTTTTAAAAGCTGAGCATTTGGCTAAAGACTTTTCTCTGTTTCCTGAGCACAGTAAACAGACACTATCTGAGGAGATCAAAGGTCTTCTTGGTGATGACGAGATCCAGGTAAATTTAAAAGACCTAGCCGGATTAGACGTCGATGGTTATGTCACTAAGGTGATCCAACCGACTCAAGACAAAAACCGCCCAGGCGCTAAGCGCATGATTGCGGACCTTAAAGGTAAGCTTGTCACTGAAACCCATATCGGCCCTTTTTATAGTGCAGAGATTGAACTGAATTTTGGATCTCGTACTCGCCGTATTGGTTTTATTGCACAAGAGCGCACCACCGCTAACGGCGCATGGATGCCTGAGCATCACCTTGCGTGCTGTAAAGCGATACGTCACTTTGCCGAATTGTCTATGCCTATTATCTACCTTATCGACACCCCAGGTGCCGATGCTGGTGAAGTTGCAAATAGCCAAAACCAAGCTCACTCCATCTCTAAAGCGATTGCAGAGAGTGCTAATGTTGATGTACCTACAGTTGGTATTGTGATTGGTGCTGGTTACTCTGGTGGTGCTATTCCACTGGCGGCAGCAAATATTCTATTATCACTGCGTGACGGTATCTTTAACACTATTCAGCCACAAGGGCTGCAAAGTATTGCTCGTAAGTACAACTTGTCTTGGCAGGAGTGTGCTAAATCAGTCGGTGTATCTCCTGAAGAGCTTTACACATCAGGTTGTATAGATGGCATTGTCGATTTCTCGCCATCAGACAGAGATGAGCGTCAGCATAATTTACGCCGCGCGATTATCAGCAGTGTTGAAGCTGTTGAAAAAGCCGCGGTGCAGTTTGTACGTGAATCAGATGATTTGCGCGCACATTATGACCGCAGCTTAACCCGTTTCTTAGCTCCGTCTAAAAACTTGGCCGCACTTGAAGTGAATGCTGAGCTAGCAGTTGCCAACAACCCGACCATGCACTTGAACTTGTTTGGTAGTGCTTACCGTTACCTGCGATACCTGACACTGCGTAGTCGTATCCATTCTATCTCGCAAGAGCAGTATGGTCGCCTCTCTAAAGTAAGCGTGCCAGAAGGTGACTTGTTAGCGCGTATTCAGCAAGAGCAGGACAAGGTATTCCAGTCTTGGTTATCAAGCCCTGACAAACTGGTTTATGACGAAGAGCTGAATAAGCTTTGGGGTAACTTCATCGCTAAGCGTGATGACGTTTCTACTGAACGTAACATGTTAACCCGTTTGATTTTGGGTGAACCCAAAGAGAACTATAAGAAAGCGCGTAAGGCGCTTATCTTTAACATCAGTTGGTCACTGTTCCACCGCTGGAAAGGCAATGCTGAAAACAACTTTAAGGGGCTGATTAGCTACCTTGAGACATTGCCATCAGAAGTGACCCAAGCAGATTGGCCTGAGCTCAATCAACTGACCGTTCTCGATGTTATTGTTCATGATGAGCTGCGCGAAGATTTCATCTGGCAATGTCATAACATCTTGGTCTTCAACGCACTATATGACAACGTTGTTGGTAACCTAGCGTCAATCGCGAAAGAAGCGATGATGTCTAAGAGCTTGTCGCGTAGTTCAGTGGATAACTTACTACACGATTCAATCGATAGAGCACTGTCTACCCAAGATGTGACTAACGATAAGAGTAAGTTCTACAAGTGGCTAAAGTACTTTATGTCACAGTCAAACCGCGCAGAACTGCTGACTCGCACCGAGCAGTGGAAGAGTGTTGGTTTCCCACAACTAAACGACAGTCTGTTTGTTATTTTGACTTACTTCTTCGAGCGTCTACTGCCTGAATATTTCGACAGTGAAGAGGAAAGCAGTGAATACACTGGCGCTATTAACCCTGTTCGCATCGGTCGTCGTAAGGATTTCTGGAACCGTTTGACCATGGGTTACCAAGATCTTCTTATCCAAAAAGTCCTTCGCGATGAAAAGCGCGCTGGGAAAATGGGGTGGGATGCGATTGTAGCTAAGTTCTTCACTCAGTTTGAAGAGATTAACGGTGATAAAATTTCGGCTAACCTACTTAACTTCCCAGGTTTCCGTCTTTCTATTGAAGATGCATTAGATAAAGGGATCCGTCCTTGTGGTTTGATCACCGGTCTGGCTGATTTCGAAAGTGACGGCAAGCCGATGCGTGTTGGTGTTGCAGTATCAAATACAGCATTCCAAGCGGGTGCATTCGATATGGCGGCAGCTGAAAAGTTCAGCGCGCTACTGATTGAATGTGCAAAACGTAAACTGCCGGTGATCTGCTTTATCAGCTCAGGCGGCATGCAAACCAAAGAGGGTGCTGCTGCACTATTCTCAATGGCTGTGGTTAACGATCGTATTACTCGTTTTATTCGTGATAACGAATTGCCGGTATTGATGTTCGGTTATGGCGACTGTACTGGTGGCGCACAGGCGAGTTTTGTAACTCATCCATTGGTGCAGACTTACTACCTATCAGGGACTAATATGCCATTTGCGGGTCAAATGGTTGTGCCTGCTTACTTACCATCGACAGCAACATTGTCTAACTACCTGTCGAAAGTACCTGGGGCAATGAACGGGTTAGTTGAAAATCCATTCACTACGACGTTGGATGATCAGTTAAGCAGTATCGATCCGCTGATGCCTAAGCCGACCGGTAAGATTGAAACCATCATTGGTAATGCATTGTCGACACTTGTGCCGGAAATGTCTGTTGAAGATGAAGAGATTGTGCAAAACGATCCGCGCGCATTAATGAAGCCAATCAATAAAGTGCTGGTTCATGCTCGTGGTTGTACCGCAGTTAAACTTATCCGTAAGGCACATGACAACAATATCGACGTGGTACTGGTAGCCTCTGATCCAGATATGACATCAGTGCCAGCAGATATGCTAAAAGCCAAGGATAAACTGGTTTGTATTGGTGGTAACACCTCTGATGAAAGTTATTTAAATGCATACTCAGTACTAAAAGTAGCAGAGTACGAAAACGTTGATGCACTGCACCCAGGTATTGGTTTCCTATCAGAAAGCCCACAGTTTGCTGCACTTTGTGTTAACAACGGCGTTAACTTTGTAGGCCCAAGCGTGCACAGCATGACGACCATGGGTAACAAGTCTAATGCGATTAAGACCTCACAAGAGCAAGGCGTCCCTGTAGTGCCTGGTAGCCACGGTATTTTGACCAATGCAGAGCAAGCAGTAAACGTAGCCACTGAAATTGGTTACCCTGTACTGCTTAAAGCGGTACAAGGTGGTGGCGGTAAAGGTATTCAGGTTGTAGAACGTCCTGAAGACATGATTGAGCTGTTCCAAAAGACCTCAACCGAAGCCGCTGCGGCATTTGGTAATGGTGATCTTTATCTAGAGAAGTACGTTACCTCACTGCGTCACATTGAAGTTCAGTTGTTACGTGATCAGTTCGGAAATACTAAGGTACTTGGTCTACGTGATTGCTCTGTACAGCGTAACAACCAGAAAGTGGTTGAAGAGTCTGGTTCAACCATGTTGCCAGAAGAGCTTAAAGAGAGAGTGTTGGAATATACGCGCTTATTAGGTGATGCTACCGATTATATGGGAGCGGGTACCGTAGAGTTCATCTATAACTTAGACGCCAACGAAGTCTACTTTATGGAGATGAACACCCGTCTGCAAGTTGAGCATCCAGTAACCGAAGCGACATCTGGTATCGATATTGTCAGTGCTGGTTTTGATATTGCAGCCGGTCGTTCTATCGCAGAACTCGAGCCACAAAGTATCGGTTATGCAATGGAAGTACGTGTCACTGCTGAAAAAGCGGCGCTTGATAGCCATGGCATATTGCAGTTGCTACCTAATCCTGGTCTGATTACTGAATACAAGATGCCAGAGCGTGATGACATTGAAATCATCTCTATCGCCGGTGAAGGTAAAGAGGTATCACCTTACTACGATAGCTTGATTGCACAGATCATCTGCCGTGGTGAAAGCCGTGAAGATGTTATTAACAAGCTGCATGATTACCTTGCAAACGAAGTTGTGATTAAAGGTATCGCGTCTAACATTCCATTGTTAACTCGCATCCTTAAAGATGGCACCTTCAATGAAGGCGTTTACGATACTAACTACTTGCCGCGCTTTATGGCTGAGCTAGATATTCCTGAGCTGATTGCTGAGATGGAAGCTGCTGCAGAAACAGTTGGTGTTGATACTGAATCGCTACGTGTTGGCGAGAGTAATGAGCTTAAGGTAATGGCGCAGGGCGCAGGTATATTCTATACCTCACCAGCACCTGGTGAAGCAGACTTCGTTAAAGAAGGTGATATTGTTACCGTGGATCAGACGTTAGCGCTTACAGAGGCAATGAAGATGT